One Ktedonobacteraceae bacterium DNA segment encodes these proteins:
- a CDS encoding GAF domain-containing protein: MSTNVNSNSAGPPARSHKDYYTALYQAALAFSSSLELDTVLQIVVKSITEAMQVKACGIRLLDPRTGQLKLGAVYGLSSGYLAKGPVDVDHSAIDTEALCGSPVIIQDVKSDSRFQYREAAEREGIVSVLCVPMEVRGEAIGVMRVYTGEPATFHEDDIQFLSVLASLAALAIENANLYESLKRSYDGVMDVLWGSSLQYSEQHLM; this comes from the coding sequence TCTGCGGGACCCCCGGCACGCAGTCACAAGGATTACTATACCGCGCTCTACCAGGCTGCGCTGGCTTTCTCATCCAGTCTTGAACTGGATACCGTGTTGCAAATCGTCGTCAAGAGTATTACCGAAGCCATGCAGGTCAAGGCATGTGGAATTCGCTTGCTTGATCCGCGCACAGGTCAACTGAAATTAGGTGCCGTCTACGGCTTGAGCAGCGGCTATCTTGCGAAAGGGCCGGTCGATGTCGATCACAGTGCGATTGATACCGAGGCGCTTTGTGGCTCTCCTGTCATCATTCAAGACGTCAAGAGTGATTCACGTTTCCAGTATCGAGAGGCTGCGGAGCGCGAAGGGATCGTTTCGGTTTTATGCGTGCCCATGGAGGTGCGCGGCGAAGCGATTGGAGTCATGCGTGTCTACACAGGAGAGCCGGCTACTTTTCATGAAGATGATATCCAGTTCCTCTCGGTGCTTGCCAGCCTCGCCGCGCTCGCTATCGAAAATGCCAACCTCTATGAGAGCCTCAAACGCTCCTATGATGGCGTGATGGATGTGTTGTGGGGGAGTAGCCTGCAATATTCCGAACAACACTTGATGTGA
- a CDS encoding DUF711 family protein, which yields MPNPPIRTITLGIAEAHPLTSTTIKQAAKILRDASPRYQDAGYEVQTTRLSTRSIFDDLAGWSNADLINYAQELQAMLDEQQIAFCSIGTAQAARPDFPLERIEVIADLLASTSVLNATVQLATTEDGLRAPAALPAARIMARLASETEEGFGNFRFAMLACVPPGCPFFPAAYHSGPGSLSIGLQGAGIVAEALHAQRQEEAGPLPLIYVTESIRNMLIERARPVVEMAQALAREHGLVFRGIDLSPAPMGEDSIASALELAGYGPVGGMGTLALTAAVTSALKSTALPTCGYCGLMLPVLEDAVLGRRWEEGFVSTHQLLLYSAVCGTGLDTVPLAGDTPVESIAHLLLDVATLALRLNKPLSARLFPVPGKHRGERTSFSSPYLTNTVVR from the coding sequence ATGCCCAATCCTCCGATTCGCACCATCACGCTTGGCATCGCCGAGGCTCACCCGCTAACATCCACAACGATCAAGCAGGCAGCGAAAATACTACGAGATGCCAGCCCGCGCTACCAGGATGCAGGTTACGAGGTACAGACAACGCGACTCTCGACTCGTTCCATTTTCGACGACCTGGCAGGCTGGTCGAATGCCGATCTCATTAACTATGCCCAGGAACTCCAGGCCATGCTCGATGAGCAGCAGATTGCTTTCTGCTCAATTGGAACGGCGCAGGCGGCGCGCCCTGACTTTCCCCTGGAACGCATCGAGGTAATTGCTGATCTACTTGCCTCAACAAGCGTACTGAATGCAACAGTACAACTCGCGACGACAGAGGATGGATTGCGCGCTCCTGCGGCTCTACCGGCTGCACGGATCATGGCACGGCTGGCAAGCGAGACGGAAGAGGGTTTCGGCAATTTTCGCTTCGCGATGCTTGCCTGTGTTCCACCCGGTTGTCCATTCTTCCCTGCCGCTTATCACAGCGGCCCGGGCAGTTTATCGATTGGCTTGCAGGGAGCCGGCATCGTCGCCGAAGCGTTGCATGCACAGAGACAAGAAGAAGCTGGGCCTTTACCTCTCATATATGTTACTGAATCGATCAGGAATATGCTCATTGAACGGGCCAGGCCGGTTGTTGAGATGGCGCAGGCGCTCGCCCGCGAACATGGACTGGTTTTTAGGGGCATCGACCTTTCGCCCGCGCCAATGGGAGAAGATAGCATCGCTTCTGCCCTTGAACTGGCAGGTTACGGACCGGTTGGCGGCATGGGGACCCTGGCACTGACCGCCGCCGTCACATCAGCCCTGAAAAGCACGGCATTACCTACCTGCGGTTACTGCGGACTGATGCTACCTGTATTGGAAGATGCCGTCTTAGGGCGACGATGGGAAGAAGGATTTGTCAGCACACATCAACTTTTGCTCTACTCTGCTGTTTGCGGCACAGGCCTGGACACAGTGCCTCTCGCAGGAGATACACCAGTAGAAAGCATCGCGCATCTTTTACTGGATGTAGCCACACTGGCACTGCGCCTGAACAAGCCTCTCTCGGCCAGGCTCTTTCCCGTTCCAGGAAAACACAGGGGAGAGCGTACATCCTTCTCATCGCCCTATTTAACGAATACTGTAGTCAGATAG
- a CDS encoding methyltransferase domain-containing protein, with the protein MTMTPDPSQSENTYVLDAESATEMARLMHQDALMTQTMGGVFPEREDLAGIRAILDIGCGPGGWVLDVAREYPEVEVTGIDISQTMVEYARAHAMARGFSNATFKIMNALKPLEFPDNSFDLVNARTITAFMYPAAWPALLKEVMRICRPGGTIRLTEGELPLTNSLAYETLNSMLSRAMFLAKRTFSPDGRHLGITPVLARLLRDAGFYNVQKRVYVSEYIPGTDVYEGLYQDAQIGFPLVAPFLIQLGVTTKEEFERLHQLLLAEMLSDNFCAVAFPITVWGQKPE; encoded by the coding sequence ATGACAATGACCCCTGATCCATCCCAGAGTGAAAATACCTATGTGCTTGATGCTGAAAGCGCGACGGAGATGGCTCGCTTGATGCATCAAGATGCCCTTATGACGCAGACAATGGGGGGCGTGTTCCCTGAGCGAGAAGACCTTGCTGGCATCCGCGCGATTCTGGATATCGGCTGTGGTCCCGGCGGCTGGGTCCTCGATGTGGCGCGTGAGTATCCTGAGGTCGAGGTGACGGGGATCGATATCAGCCAGACCATGGTTGAGTATGCGCGCGCTCATGCCATGGCACGCGGATTCAGCAATGCTACATTCAAGATCATGAACGCTCTGAAGCCACTTGAATTTCCAGATAACTCCTTTGATCTCGTCAATGCTCGTACTATTACGGCTTTCATGTATCCGGCGGCCTGGCCCGCGCTTTTGAAAGAGGTGATGCGTATTTGCCGGCCTGGAGGGACAATCCGGCTAACTGAGGGAGAATTACCGCTCACAAATAGCCTGGCTTACGAAACATTGAATAGCATGCTTTCACGGGCCATGTTCCTGGCAAAACGCACGTTCTCTCCCGATGGGCGGCATCTTGGCATTACGCCCGTCTTAGCCCGTCTGCTACGTGACGCGGGCTTCTACAATGTTCAGAAGAGGGTATACGTCAGTGAATATATTCCCGGAACAGATGTCTACGAAGGCCTTTACCAGGATGCGCAGATAGGATTTCCCCTGGTAGCGCCATTTTTGATACAACTGGGCGTCACTACTAAAGAGGAGTTTGAGCGCCTGCACCAACTGTTATTGGCAGAGATGCTCTCGGACAATTTCTGCGCAGTCGCGTTCCCGATAACCGTGTGGGGGCAGAAGCCAGAATAG